A genomic window from Salvia splendens isolate huo1 chromosome 11, SspV2, whole genome shotgun sequence includes:
- the LOC121754687 gene encoding uncharacterized protein LOC121754687, which yields MMFCSFSKALLLHSSSDLVKEINTLEVKIIHLERYLLSMYRTSFQKTIPSNLGHRGSHIQQMTGIQPLLTSDLSSRRTMSEVSKGYCEHQRCSSPTSALTGPNDTVPFTTPKSSFARERKSAYYRRRSLVDHLGIFCVGDACIFPDKLSEDILRCISDIYCKVGNSARSHKGYSVIIEFIILLLGHIFSQKLIWQLESSMS from the exons ATGATGTTTTGTTCATTCAGTAAAGCCCTACTCTTACAT TCTTCATCAGATTTGGTGAAAGAAATCAATACACTCGAGGTTAAAATAATACATTTGGAACGGTATCTTCTTTCTATGTATCGTACTTCTTTCCAGAAAACTATCCCGAGTAATCTGGGACACCGTGGAAGCCACATACAACAAATGACTGGAATACAACCATTGCTAACATCTGACCTATCATCCCGGAGAACAATGTCAGAAGTGTCCAAAGGCTATTGTGAACATCAACGATGTTCGTCCCCAACAAGTGCTTTAACTGGCCCAAATGATACGGTTCCATTCACTACTCCAAAGTCATCATTTGCAAGG GAAAGGAAGAGTGCTTATTATAGACGGCGTAGCCTTGTAGACCATCTTGGAATATTTTGTGTTGGTGATGCCTGCATTTTCCCGGATAAGCTATCTGAAGACATTTTAAGATGTATATCTGACATTTACTGCAAAGTGGGCAACTCTGCACGAAGCCATAAAGGCTATTCAGTTATCATCGAATTCATCATTCTGCTCCTCGGGCACATTTTCTCCCAGAAACTTATCTGGCAGTTGGAGTCCTCAATGTCATGA